A single Cannabis sativa cultivar Pink pepper isolate KNU-18-1 chromosome 7, ASM2916894v1, whole genome shotgun sequence DNA region contains:
- the LOC115725606 gene encoding UPF0161 protein At3g09310 isoform X2, whose amino-acid sequence MDVAVSFNCHKSLSFNSVSYPKRHLLTPQHCRLVVIRCTTNEEDSVSLSQDKEVDNLGVKAALCVLKFYKSEISPILLKSCRFVPTCSEYSMEAYKKYGFVKGTLLTTWRICRCNPLDQGN is encoded by the exons ATGGATGTAGCAGTATCGTTCAACTGCCACAAATCTCTGTCGTTTAATTCGGTCAGCTATCCAAAACGACATTTATTGACTCCTCAACATTGTCGCTTGGTTGTTATACGATGTACTACCAATGAAGAAGAttcagtttcactttcacaag ATAAAGAAGTGGATAATCTGGGAGTTAAAGCTGCCTTGTGTGTCTTAAAATTCTACAAaa GTGAAATATCACCAATATTGCTCAAAAGTTGTCGTTTTGTACCAACTTGTAGTGAATATTCAATGGAAGCTTACAAGAAATATGGATTTGTAAAGGGTACCCTTTTGACTACTTGGCGTATTTGTCGTTGTAATCCTCTTG ACCAAGGTAACTGA
- the LOC115725606 gene encoding UPF0161 protein At3g09310 isoform X1, producing the protein MDVAVSFNCHKSLSFNSVSYPKRHLLTPQHCRLVVIRCTTNEEDSVSLSQDKEVDNLGVKAALCVLKFYKSEISPILLKSCRFVPTCSEYSMEAYKKYGFVKGTLLTTWRICRCNPLGGSGFDPPRWFDETSLPEE; encoded by the exons ATGGATGTAGCAGTATCGTTCAACTGCCACAAATCTCTGTCGTTTAATTCGGTCAGCTATCCAAAACGACATTTATTGACTCCTCAACATTGTCGCTTGGTTGTTATACGATGTACTACCAATGAAGAAGAttcagtttcactttcacaag ATAAAGAAGTGGATAATCTGGGAGTTAAAGCTGCCTTGTGTGTCTTAAAATTCTACAAaa GTGAAATATCACCAATATTGCTCAAAAGTTGTCGTTTTGTACCAACTTGTAGTGAATATTCAATGGAAGCTTACAAGAAATATGGATTTGTAAAGGGTACCCTTTTGACTACTTGGCGTATTTGTCGTTGTAATCCTCTTG GTGGATCTGGATTTGATCCTCCAAGGTGGTTCGATGAAACAAGTTTACCAGAagaataa